One window of the Streptomyces asoensis genome contains the following:
- a CDS encoding ABC transporter permease: MSPEVLSTPVVDTAKAPDRAHSRARAARRRKAVVTVSRVLLLVAVLALWEAFSRAKVIDPFNFSMPSKIWDQIWTWVTHGTALGSLGEQIWYTLYEALLGWVIGVVAGVVCGIALGRITFLADILGPYIKVLNSIPRIVLAPIFVIWFGLGPASKVASAVVLVFFPVFFNAFQGAREVDRNLVANARILGASDRRVTLQVVVPSATSWIFTSLHVSFGFALIGAIVGEYIGATKGIGLLVAQSQGTFNAAGVYAAMVILAVVALVAEGLLTFAERRIFRWKPSGSDS, encoded by the coding sequence GTGTCGCCTGAAGTGCTCAGCACACCGGTCGTCGACACGGCCAAGGCACCTGACCGCGCCCACTCACGCGCGCGTGCCGCTCGCAGACGCAAGGCCGTCGTGACGGTGTCGCGTGTCCTGCTCCTGGTGGCCGTGCTCGCCCTGTGGGAGGCGTTCTCCCGGGCCAAGGTCATCGATCCCTTCAACTTCTCGATGCCTTCCAAGATCTGGGACCAGATCTGGACCTGGGTGACGCACGGGACCGCGCTCGGTTCTCTGGGCGAGCAGATCTGGTACACGCTCTACGAGGCACTGCTCGGCTGGGTCATCGGTGTGGTCGCCGGTGTCGTGTGCGGTATCGCACTGGGGCGGATCACCTTCCTCGCCGACATCCTTGGTCCATACATCAAGGTGCTCAACTCCATACCCAGGATCGTGCTGGCCCCGATCTTCGTGATCTGGTTCGGCCTCGGCCCCGCCTCCAAGGTCGCCTCGGCCGTCGTCCTGGTGTTCTTCCCGGTCTTCTTCAACGCCTTCCAGGGCGCCCGCGAGGTGGACCGCAACCTCGTCGCCAACGCCCGCATCCTCGGCGCGAGCGACCGCAGGGTGACGCTCCAGGTGGTCGTCCCGTCCGCCACCTCCTGGATCTTCACCAGCCTCCACGTGAGCTTCGGCTTCGCCCTGATCGGCGCCATCGTCGGTGAGTACATCGGCGCGACCAAGGGGATCGGACTGCTCGTCGCGCAGTCGCAGGGCACGTTCAACGCGGCGGGTGTGTACGCCGCGATGGTCATCCTCGCCGTCGTCGCACTCGTCGCGGAGGGTCTGCTGACCTTCGCCGAGCGGCGCATCTTCCGGTGGAAGCCGTCGGGCTCCGACAGCTGA
- a CDS encoding ABC transporter substrate-binding protein → MRTTARYTALAAAGLLALSSLTACANDAASTASTGSGGNGDGKGTKVKIMVGGLDKVIYLPAMLTQRLGYFDAEGLDVEMLSEPAGVQAETALVSGQVQGAVGFYDHTLDLQVKGKEVESVVQFSHAPGEVEIVSTEAEGDITSPKDFKGKKLGVTGLGSSTDFLTKYLAVKNGVKVSDFTPVAVGAGPTFIAALQQGAIDGGMTTDPTVATILDKKAGKVLLDMRTPQGSEDALGGPYPSSSLYMQTDWVNSHKDTVQKLANAFVKTLKWMSTHSAAEIAEKMPTDYSQGNKLLYSVAIKNTLPMFTKDGVMPKNGPETVEKVLKAFNPNIQNADVDLSKTYTTEFVEKAVG, encoded by the coding sequence ATGCGCACAACCGCCAGATACACGGCCCTGGCCGCCGCCGGTCTGCTCGCCCTCTCCTCGCTCACCGCCTGTGCCAACGACGCGGCGAGCACCGCGTCCACGGGCTCCGGTGGCAACGGAGACGGCAAGGGCACCAAGGTCAAGATCATGGTCGGTGGCCTGGACAAGGTCATCTACCTGCCCGCCATGCTCACCCAGCGCCTGGGCTACTTCGACGCCGAGGGGCTCGACGTCGAGATGCTGAGTGAGCCGGCCGGTGTCCAGGCCGAGACGGCGCTGGTCTCCGGCCAGGTGCAGGGGGCCGTCGGCTTCTACGACCACACCCTCGACCTTCAGGTGAAGGGCAAGGAGGTGGAGTCCGTCGTGCAGTTCTCGCACGCGCCCGGTGAGGTGGAGATCGTCTCCACCGAGGCAGAAGGTGACATCACCTCGCCCAAGGACTTCAAGGGCAAGAAACTCGGCGTCACGGGCCTCGGCTCCTCGACCGACTTCCTCACCAAGTACCTCGCGGTCAAGAACGGCGTGAAGGTCAGCGACTTCACCCCGGTCGCCGTGGGCGCGGGGCCGACCTTCATCGCCGCGCTCCAGCAGGGCGCCATCGACGGCGGTATGACGACCGACCCGACCGTGGCGACCATCCTGGACAAGAAGGCCGGCAAGGTCCTGCTCGACATGCGCACCCCGCAGGGCTCCGAGGACGCGCTCGGCGGACCGTATCCCTCGTCAAGCCTGTACATGCAGACGGACTGGGTCAACAGTCACAAGGACACCGTCCAGAAGTTGGCCAATGCATTCGTCAAGACACTCAAGTGGATGTCCACCCACAGCGCGGCCGAGATCGCCGAGAAGATGCCGACGGACTACTCCCAGGGGAACAAGCTGCTGTACTCGGTGGCCATCAAGAACACGCTGCCGATGTTCACCAAGGACGGCGTGATGCCCAAGAACGGCCCCGAGACGGTCGAAAAGGTCCTCAAGGCCTTCAATCCCAACATCCAGAACGCCGACGTCGACCTGAGCAAGACCTACACGACCGAGTTCGTCGAGAAGGCAGTGGGCTGA
- a CDS encoding response regulator gives MIEVLVVDDDTRVAQVNAAYVEKVPGFHVAGEAHSAADALRQLELLPRLDLVLLDHYLPDETGLEVVQEMRRRGHQTDVIMVTAARDVTTVQAAMRQGALQYLVKPFAFAGLRAKLEAYAELRRTLDGGGEAEQADVDRIFGALSASSEPGLPKGHSPTTAELVRQSLMNAEGPLSAQEIADRTGVSRQTAQRYLKLLERTGRARLTLKYGDAGRPEHRYVWATRA, from the coding sequence ATGATCGAGGTCCTGGTCGTGGACGACGACACCCGGGTCGCCCAGGTCAACGCCGCCTACGTCGAGAAGGTGCCGGGCTTCCACGTCGCCGGCGAGGCTCACAGCGCGGCCGACGCGCTGCGCCAGCTGGAGCTGCTGCCCCGCCTGGACCTCGTCCTGCTGGACCACTACCTGCCCGACGAGACGGGTCTCGAGGTCGTCCAGGAGATGCGTCGGCGCGGCCACCAGACCGACGTGATCATGGTGACGGCCGCACGGGACGTCACGACGGTGCAGGCGGCGATGCGCCAGGGCGCCCTTCAGTACCTGGTGAAACCGTTCGCCTTCGCAGGTCTGCGCGCCAAGCTGGAGGCGTACGCCGAGCTGCGCCGCACCCTGGACGGCGGCGGGGAGGCCGAACAGGCCGATGTCGACCGCATCTTCGGCGCACTGTCCGCCTCCTCCGAACCCGGCCTGCCCAAAGGGCACTCCCCCACCACCGCCGAACTCGTACGCCAGTCCCTGATGAACGCCGAAGGACCCCTGTCGGCCCAGGAGATCGCCGACCGGACCGGGGTGAGCCGCCAGACCGCCCAGCGTTACCTGAAGCTCCTGGAGCGCACGGGGCGGGCCCGGCTGACCCTGAAGTACGGCGACGCGGGCCGCCCGGAACACCGTTACGTGTGGGCGACCCGCGCCTGA
- a CDS encoding ATP-binding protein gives MSPTPPARRLRLGMPRRMFSQVLLMQLTIAAGVVVLATGLFLAPLSDQLDDQAMRRALAIAQTTAAVPQIAEDLRSTRPSVDGPVQREAERIRKASGAEYVVVMDLHGTRWSHADPEQVGGHVSTDPSQALAGRDVMEIDSGTLGRSARGKVPLRDGDDKIIGAVSVGIEYDSVRARLIHAIPGLFAYAGGALAVGALAAWLISRRVQRQTRDLAFSDISALLAEREAMLHGIREGVVALDRAGRVRLLNDEAQRLLGIGEEVVGASPDEALGGGRTADVLAGRVTGTDLIAVRGQRVLVVNRMPTDDGGAVATLRDRTELEQLGRELDSTHGLIDALRAQDHEHANRMHTLLGLLELEMYDDAVDFVGEVVGDHRATAEQVTEKIEDPLLAALLVGKATVAAERGVALWVSDRTRLPDRLIDPRGLVTIVGNLVDNALDAVAGKPHARVEVELRAEGRTAVLRVRDTGPGIPAEQRELIFTEGWSTKKPPAHGKRGIGLSLVRRLAERQGGHATVDEATGGGAEFTVVLPEALTEPDLEPALAAPAKSTAEEEAR, from the coding sequence ATGAGCCCCACTCCCCCCGCCCGCCGCCTGCGCCTCGGAATGCCGCGGCGCATGTTCTCGCAGGTCCTGCTCATGCAGCTGACGATCGCCGCGGGAGTCGTGGTGCTCGCGACCGGGCTGTTCCTCGCTCCGCTCAGCGATCAGCTGGACGACCAGGCGATGCGCCGTGCCCTCGCCATCGCGCAGACCACCGCGGCTGTGCCGCAGATCGCCGAGGACCTCCGGAGCACGCGGCCGTCGGTCGACGGACCGGTGCAGCGGGAGGCCGAGCGGATCCGCAAGGCCAGCGGCGCGGAGTACGTCGTGGTGATGGACCTCCATGGCACCCGCTGGTCGCACGCCGACCCCGAGCAGGTCGGTGGCCATGTGTCGACGGACCCGAGCCAGGCCCTGGCGGGTAGGGACGTCATGGAGATCGACAGTGGCACCCTGGGCCGCTCGGCCCGCGGCAAGGTGCCCCTGCGCGACGGTGACGACAAGATCATCGGCGCGGTCTCGGTCGGTATCGAGTACGACAGCGTGCGCGCCCGCCTGATCCACGCGATCCCCGGACTGTTCGCCTACGCAGGCGGCGCCCTCGCGGTGGGCGCGCTGGCCGCCTGGCTGATCTCCCGGCGGGTCCAGCGCCAGACCCGCGACCTGGCCTTCTCCGACATCTCGGCGCTGCTCGCCGAGCGCGAGGCGATGCTGCACGGCATCCGGGAAGGCGTCGTCGCCCTGGACCGCGCCGGCCGCGTCCGGCTGCTCAACGACGAGGCCCAGCGCCTCCTCGGCATCGGGGAGGAGGTGGTGGGCGCTTCGCCCGACGAGGCGCTCGGCGGGGGACGTACGGCCGATGTCCTGGCGGGCCGGGTGACCGGCACGGACCTGATCGCCGTCCGCGGACAGCGCGTCCTGGTCGTCAACCGCATGCCCACCGACGACGGCGGCGCGGTGGCCACCCTGCGCGACCGCACCGAGCTGGAGCAGCTCGGGCGCGAACTCGACTCGACGCACGGCCTCATCGACGCGCTGCGCGCCCAGGACCACGAGCACGCCAACCGCATGCACACGCTGCTGGGGCTGCTCGAACTGGAGATGTACGACGACGCGGTGGACTTCGTCGGGGAGGTGGTCGGCGATCACCGGGCGACCGCGGAGCAGGTGACCGAGAAGATCGAGGACCCGCTGCTCGCCGCCCTGCTGGTCGGCAAGGCGACCGTCGCGGCCGAGCGCGGTGTCGCCCTGTGGGTGTCCGACCGCACCCGCCTGCCCGACCGCCTGATCGACCCGCGCGGGCTGGTCACGATCGTCGGCAATCTGGTGGACAACGCGCTCGACGCCGTCGCGGGCAAGCCGCACGCGCGCGTGGAGGTCGAACTGCGCGCGGAGGGCCGTACCGCGGTCCTGCGGGTGCGGGACACGGGCCCCGGCATCCCGGCCGAGCAGCGCGAGTTGATCTTCACCGAGGGCTGGTCCACGAAGAAGCCGCCGGCGCACGGCAAGCGTGGGATCGGGCTCTCCCTGGTGCGCAGGCTCGCCGAGCGGCAGGGCGGCCATGCCACGGTGGACGAAGCGACCGGCGGGGGCGCCGAGTTCACCGTCGTCCTGCCCGAGGCACTCACCGAGCCCGACCTGGAACCCGCCCTGGCCGCACCGGCGAAGAGCACTGCCGAGGAGGAGGCGCGATGA
- a CDS encoding sucrase ferredoxin has protein sequence MSTCATVSRDLDEPISGTAATATTWLLLEQPGPWGAKALVSSHLDPALGRALDAAARDTGVRVALIRRPGRHADFGAPPLRQVYAAHTVPGRVWLRSATTHDPRQLLDLDFAALGKGDHRTFDTALRGGPHTGDPLALVCTNGKRDRCCALLGRPLAAELAASGVRGAWEVTHLGGHRFSPTLLVLPYGYAYGRAAAHTVKEILQGVQDGRIVVEGCRGCSAWDRPGQAAELAVRSATGEDAAEALSVVRTTGGAPRWEVTVAHRDGRHWQVVVDQGASLPPRPESCGASVLGSPARMDVVAVREPAGTALVG, from the coding sequence GTGAGTACGTGCGCGACCGTCTCGCGGGATCTCGACGAGCCCATTTCCGGAACCGCGGCCACGGCAACGACCTGGCTCCTCCTGGAACAGCCCGGCCCCTGGGGTGCCAAAGCCCTGGTTTCGAGCCACCTGGACCCGGCCCTGGGCCGCGCCCTGGATGCCGCCGCGCGGGACACGGGCGTACGCGTCGCGCTCATCCGCCGCCCCGGCCGCCACGCGGACTTCGGCGCACCGCCCCTGCGGCAGGTGTACGCGGCCCACACCGTCCCCGGAAGGGTGTGGCTGCGCAGCGCCACCACCCACGACCCACGGCAGCTGCTGGACCTCGACTTCGCCGCGCTCGGCAAGGGCGACCACCGGACCTTCGACACCGCGCTGCGGGGCGGGCCCCACACGGGCGACCCGCTCGCCCTCGTCTGCACCAACGGCAAGCGCGACCGCTGCTGCGCGCTCCTCGGCCGTCCGCTGGCCGCGGAGCTCGCCGCCTCGGGGGTGCGGGGCGCCTGGGAGGTCACCCATCTGGGGGGTCATCGCTTCTCGCCCACCCTGCTCGTCCTGCCGTACGGGTACGCGTACGGCCGCGCAGCGGCCCACACCGTCAAGGAGATCCTGCAAGGCGTCCAGGACGGGCGGATCGTCGTGGAGGGGTGCCGCGGGTGTTCGGCCTGGGATCGGCCCGGCCAGGCGGCGGAACTGGCGGTGCGCTCGGCGACCGGCGAGGACGCGGCGGAGGCGCTGAGCGTCGTCCGGACCACGGGCGGCGCACCGCGCTGGGAGGTGACCGTCGCGCACAGGGACGGACGCCACTGGCAGGTCGTCGTCGACCAGGGTGCTTCCCTGCCGCCCCGGCCGGAAAGCTGCGGCGCCTCGGTCCTTGGTTCACCTGCGCGGATGGACGTGGTGGCGGTACGCGAGCCGGCTGGAACGGCCCTGGTGGGCTGA